The Saccharothrix variisporea genome has a segment encoding these proteins:
- a CDS encoding DNA/RNA helicase domain-containing protein — protein sequence MQVYHGTVAEAGDALRSGRDAFVGRCADDFRRRRGELPGDAELRSWRNSWPVLVDALVRAGLGDLALLLEYELPRSSERIDALVVGARPDGGLTGVVVELKQWDQVTAADSAEAETRGERRGHPCLQAAGYVSHLEQWLADEVLRLEFRGAAVLHNADDRSTALLSDAVRGRVGSGDVAVLGRRELAEPDPHALAELLRCGDLAPPAGSRLAEFLELRPQPSAKLLGELDTVLRQQSRFRLIGAQQEAQRLVWKAATDVTAKRKRVIAVSGGPGTGKTVIAMRLVVDLSRRQSEPKTEARFLTPSGTLLAQLKRAVKHVPGANGMFGHPKSHPPVTAVVPVVDEAQRLAREDWQLERLMTCAPVSVFMLDERQVILPDEGYRVAELREHARRVGAEFHHVELTSQFRCGGSLAYLNWLDRLLSPDKTPERWTESDYDFDIARDPDDLDAWIRHKNAHGFTARIAAGYCWTWTEVDATQPLVDDVVIDWTDRNGERRTWRRPWNAHVEHKDRAGAVTAPGRKFWATDPGGQDQVGCVYTCQGLEYDHGGVLMGPDLVRRGDEWVAQPKESRDDRVNGLTAEQYLPLALNIYWVLASRAMFGCRLYSTDPETQAFLMELRR from the coding sequence ATGCAGGTGTACCACGGCACGGTCGCCGAGGCGGGTGATGCGCTGCGGTCCGGGCGTGATGCGTTCGTCGGGCGGTGTGCGGACGACTTCCGGCGGCGGCGGGGTGAGTTGCCCGGCGACGCGGAGCTGAGGAGTTGGCGCAACAGCTGGCCGGTGCTCGTCGACGCCCTCGTCCGAGCCGGGCTCGGTGACCTCGCGCTGTTGCTCGAGTACGAGCTGCCCAGGTCCTCCGAACGGATCGACGCGCTGGTCGTCGGCGCCCGACCGGACGGTGGTTTGACCGGTGTCGTGGTCGAGCTCAAGCAGTGGGACCAGGTCACGGCCGCCGACTCGGCCGAGGCGGAGACCCGGGGTGAGCGGCGGGGGCACCCGTGCCTGCAGGCGGCCGGGTACGTCAGCCACCTCGAGCAGTGGCTCGCCGACGAGGTCCTGCGGCTCGAGTTCCGTGGCGCCGCGGTCCTCCACAACGCCGACGACCGGTCGACCGCCTTGCTCAGCGACGCCGTCAGAGGCCGCGTGGGCAGCGGTGACGTGGCGGTGCTGGGACGCCGCGAGCTGGCCGAGCCCGACCCGCACGCCTTGGCGGAACTGCTGCGGTGCGGTGACCTGGCGCCGCCGGCCGGGTCGCGGCTGGCCGAGTTCCTCGAGCTGCGACCGCAGCCGTCGGCCAAGCTGCTCGGCGAACTCGACACCGTGCTGCGGCAGCAATCGCGGTTCCGGTTGATCGGCGCGCAGCAGGAGGCCCAGCGGCTCGTCTGGAAGGCGGCGACCGACGTGACCGCGAAGCGCAAGCGGGTGATCGCCGTGTCCGGCGGGCCCGGCACCGGCAAGACCGTGATCGCCATGCGGCTGGTGGTGGACCTGTCGCGACGCCAGTCGGAGCCGAAGACGGAGGCCAGGTTCCTCACCCCGTCCGGCACCCTGCTGGCGCAGCTGAAGCGCGCCGTCAAGCACGTGCCCGGGGCGAACGGGATGTTCGGCCACCCGAAGTCGCACCCGCCTGTCACGGCGGTCGTGCCCGTGGTGGACGAAGCGCAGCGCCTCGCGCGCGAGGACTGGCAGCTCGAGCGGCTCATGACGTGTGCTCCGGTCAGCGTGTTCATGCTGGACGAGCGGCAGGTGATCCTGCCGGACGAGGGGTACCGGGTCGCCGAGCTGCGCGAACACGCGCGGCGGGTGGGTGCCGAGTTCCACCACGTCGAACTGACCAGCCAGTTCCGCTGCGGCGGATCCCTGGCCTACCTCAACTGGCTGGACCGCCTGTTGTCACCGGACAAGACGCCCGAGCGGTGGACCGAGTCGGACTACGACTTCGACATCGCGCGCGACCCGGACGACCTGGACGCGTGGATCCGGCACAAGAACGCCCACGGGTTCACCGCCCGGATCGCGGCGGGCTACTGCTGGACGTGGACCGAGGTCGACGCCACGCAGCCGCTCGTGGACGACGTCGTGATCGACTGGACCGACCGGAACGGCGAGCGGCGGACCTGGCGCCGCCCGTGGAACGCCCACGTGGAGCACAAGGACCGGGCGGGCGCCGTGACCGCACCGGGCCGCAAGTTCTGGGCCACCGATCCGGGTGGCCAGGACCAGGTGGGGTGCGTGTACACGTGCCAGGGCCTCGAGTACGACCACGGCGGCGTGCTCATGGGTCCGGATCTCGTGCGGCGCGGCGACGAGTGGGTGGCACAGCCGAAGGAAAGCCGCGACGATCGGGTCAACGGGCTGACCGCCGAGCAGTACCTGCCGCTGGCGCTGAACATCTACTGGGTGCTGGCCAGCCGAGCGATGTTCGGGTGCCGCCTGTACTCGACGGACCCCGAGACGCAAGCCTTCCTCATGGAGTTGCGCCGCTAG
- the recQ gene encoding DNA helicase RecQ codes for MGSHEVLRRVFGYDSFRGDQEEIVEHVIGGGDALVLMPTGGGKSLCYQIPSLVRDGVGVVVSPLIALMQDQVDALRDLGVKAGFLNSTQYYDERSLVEAEFLAGELDLLYLAPERLRVEQTVRLLERGKIALFAIDEAHCVSQWGHDFRPDYLALSHLHERWPDVPRIALTATATRATHAEIAERLNLGDAKHFVASFDRPNIQYRIVPKNEPKKQLLELLTTEHQGDAGIVYCLSRNSVEKIAEFLNANGIKALPYHAGLDSNTRAEHQSRFLREDGLVMVATIAFGMGIDKPDVRFVAHLDLPKSVEGYYQETGRAGRDGLPSTAWLAYGLQDVVQQRKMIQDSDGDQAHRRKLNQHLDAMLALCETVECRRVQLLNYFGQSGEPCGNCDTCLAPPETWDGTIPAQKVLSTVYRLRNERRQKFGAGQTIDILLGRKTPKVIQFDHDTLSVFGIGTELNESGWRGVVRQLLAQGFLSVEGEYSTLVLTPASEEVLYKGRKVMMRREAEKAEKKAKAAKTTAKAGKAPAVEMPAEAEPVFEKLRAWRAATAKEQGVPAYVIFHDATLRQIATLTPATLDELGTINGVGENKLAKYGQHILDTLAT; via the coding sequence GTGGGTTCGCATGAGGTTCTGCGGAGGGTGTTCGGGTACGACTCCTTTCGCGGTGACCAGGAGGAGATCGTCGAGCACGTCATCGGTGGTGGTGACGCGCTGGTCCTCATGCCCACAGGCGGCGGGAAATCGCTTTGCTACCAGATCCCTTCCCTTGTCCGGGACGGGGTCGGGGTGGTGGTGTCGCCGCTGATCGCGCTCATGCAGGACCAGGTGGACGCCCTGCGCGACCTCGGGGTCAAGGCCGGGTTCCTCAATTCCACCCAGTACTACGACGAGCGCTCGCTGGTGGAAGCCGAATTCCTCGCCGGTGAGCTCGACCTGCTCTACCTCGCGCCCGAGAGGCTGCGCGTGGAGCAGACGGTCAGGCTCCTCGAACGGGGCAAGATCGCGTTGTTCGCGATCGACGAGGCGCACTGCGTGTCGCAGTGGGGCCACGACTTCCGGCCCGACTACCTCGCCCTCTCCCACCTGCACGAACGCTGGCCGGACGTGCCGCGCATCGCTCTCACGGCGACCGCCACGCGGGCCACCCACGCCGAGATCGCCGAGCGCCTCAACCTCGGGGACGCCAAGCACTTCGTGGCCAGTTTCGACCGGCCCAACATCCAGTACCGGATCGTCCCCAAGAACGAGCCCAAAAAGCAACTGCTCGAACTGCTCACCACCGAGCACCAAGGTGACGCGGGGATCGTCTACTGCCTCTCGCGCAATTCCGTCGAGAAGATCGCGGAATTCCTCAACGCGAACGGCATCAAAGCGCTGCCCTACCACGCCGGACTCGACTCGAACACCCGCGCCGAGCACCAGTCCCGATTCCTGCGCGAAGACGGACTGGTGATGGTGGCGACCATCGCGTTCGGCATGGGCATCGACAAACCGGACGTCCGTTTCGTCGCCCACCTCGACCTGCCGAAGTCCGTCGAGGGCTACTACCAGGAGACCGGTCGCGCCGGCCGTGACGGGCTGCCCTCCACCGCCTGGCTCGCCTACGGCCTCCAGGACGTCGTGCAGCAGCGCAAGATGATCCAGGACTCCGATGGCGACCAGGCCCACCGCCGCAAGCTCAACCAGCACCTGGACGCGATGCTCGCGCTGTGCGAGACGGTCGAGTGCCGCCGCGTCCAGCTGCTGAACTACTTCGGCCAGAGCGGCGAGCCGTGCGGGAACTGCGACACGTGCCTCGCGCCGCCGGAGACGTGGGACGGCACGATCCCCGCCCAGAAGGTCCTGTCCACGGTCTACCGCCTGCGCAACGAGCGCCGCCAGAAGTTCGGCGCCGGCCAGACCATCGACATCCTGCTGGGCCGCAAGACCCCCAAGGTCATCCAGTTCGACCACGACACCCTCTCCGTCTTCGGCATCGGCACCGAGCTGAACGAGAGCGGCTGGCGCGGTGTCGTCCGGCAGTTGCTGGCGCAGGGTTTCCTGTCCGTGGAAGGCGAGTACTCCACGCTGGTCCTCACGCCCGCCAGCGAAGAGGTGCTCTACAAGGGCCGCAAGGTCATGATGCGGCGCGAGGCGGAGAAGGCGGAGAAGAAGGCCAAGGCCGCGAAGACGACCGCCAAGGCCGGCAAGGCGCCCGCGGTCGAGATGCCCGCCGAGGCCGAGCCGGTGTTCGAGAAGCTCCGGGCGTGGCGCGCGGCCACCGCGAAGGAACAGGGCGTCCCCGCGTACGTGATCTTCCACGACGCCACGCTGCGCCAGATCGCCACGCTCACGCCCGCCACCCTCGACGAGCTCGGCACCATCAACGGGGTCGGCGAGAACAAGCTCGCCAAGTACGGGCAGCACATCCTGGACACGTTGGCGACATGA
- a CDS encoding pentapeptide repeat-containing protein, giving the protein MNKREVTEPRDVTELRDVTELRGDCARCFGLCCVVPAFAKSADFAIDKPARTPCRNLQADFRCGIHTSLRQNGFPGCTVYDCFGAGQRVAQVTFGGTSWRDAPETAELMFDVFPVMRELHELLWYLTQAIALDQENLRARLEQARREIEDLTAERPEALARLDVGPRWRAVAALLEQASDQARRHVKGRKSKRNADLIGRKLVKADLRGADLRGAYLIGAQLRGADLREADLIGADLRGADLAGADLTGALFVTQVQLDGAKGDATTKLPHGLTRPARWTS; this is encoded by the coding sequence ATGAACAAGCGCGAAGTGACCGAGCCGCGCGACGTGACCGAGCTGCGCGACGTGACCGAGTTGCGGGGCGACTGCGCGCGGTGCTTCGGGTTGTGCTGCGTGGTCCCGGCGTTCGCCAAGTCCGCGGACTTCGCGATCGACAAACCCGCCCGCACCCCGTGCCGCAACCTCCAGGCCGACTTCCGCTGCGGCATCCACACCAGCCTGCGGCAGAACGGTTTCCCCGGCTGCACGGTCTACGACTGCTTCGGCGCGGGCCAGCGGGTCGCCCAGGTGACCTTCGGCGGCACTAGCTGGCGGGACGCCCCGGAGACCGCCGAGCTGATGTTCGACGTCTTCCCGGTCATGCGCGAACTGCACGAACTCCTCTGGTACCTCACCCAGGCCATCGCCCTGGACCAGGAGAACCTCCGCGCGCGGCTCGAGCAGGCCCGCCGCGAGATCGAAGACCTCACCGCCGAACGGCCGGAAGCGTTGGCGCGCCTGGACGTCGGCCCCCGCTGGCGCGCGGTCGCCGCCCTGCTGGAACAGGCCAGCGACCAGGCCCGCCGGCACGTCAAGGGCCGCAAGTCCAAGCGGAACGCGGACCTCATCGGCCGCAAGCTGGTCAAGGCCGACCTGCGTGGCGCGGACCTGCGTGGCGCCTACCTGATCGGGGCGCAGCTGCGCGGGGCCGACCTGCGCGAAGCCGACCTCATCGGCGCGGACCTGCGTGGCGCCGACCTCGCCGGAGCCGACCTTACCGGCGCCCTGTTCGTCACCCAGGTCCAACTCGACGGCGCGAAGGGCGATGCCACCACGAAGCTGCCGCACGGCCTGACCCGCCCCGCCCGCTGGACGTCATAA
- a CDS encoding TetR/AcrR family transcriptional regulator — protein sequence MGRPREFDDAAVVDAAMEVFWSKGYESTSTEDLCARTGLGRGSLYNAYGSKHGLYERALRRYAEVGFSAQAEILNGPGGVKQRLRALMVAVIDTDLGDPVKRGCLAVNAAVDAGGTDDVVAEQVLRQFSRFETAVFEVIARGQRDGEVAADVDPLVAARSFVSAYYGLRVLGKVVRDRRVLEDVVEGVVARL from the coding sequence GTGGGCAGGCCACGGGAGTTCGACGACGCGGCGGTCGTGGACGCCGCGATGGAGGTGTTCTGGTCGAAGGGGTACGAGTCCACTTCGACGGAGGACCTGTGCGCGCGCACGGGTCTGGGGCGCGGCAGCCTCTACAACGCCTACGGCAGCAAGCACGGGCTGTACGAACGGGCGTTGCGCCGGTACGCCGAGGTGGGGTTCAGCGCGCAGGCGGAGATCCTGAACGGTCCCGGCGGGGTGAAACAACGCTTGCGCGCCTTGATGGTCGCGGTGATCGACACCGACCTCGGCGACCCCGTGAAGCGCGGGTGCCTCGCCGTGAACGCGGCCGTGGACGCCGGTGGCACGGACGACGTGGTGGCGGAGCAGGTGCTGCGGCAGTTCTCGCGCTTCGAGACGGCGGTGTTCGAGGTGATCGCGCGGGGGCAGCGGGACGGCGAGGTCGCAGCGGACGTGGACCCGTTGGTGGCGGCGAGGTCGTTCGTCAGCGCGTACTACGGGTTGCGGGTGCTGGGCAAGGTCGTCCGGGACCGGCGGGTGCTGGAGGACGTGGTGGAAGGGGTTGTGGCCCGGTTATGA
- a CDS encoding APC family permease gives MGSTRPALTVVHGTALYVGAVLGTGVIAVPALAAEVAGPASLLAWLCLVMVSAPLAATFAALAARHPDAGGVSTYARLAFGERAAAVVGWCFFFAVPPGTTASALFAGSYVADAVGGGRLTQLVTALVLTALVFSTNWAGLRASGRVQCVLAGLLVLLVLVAVAVAVPLADLANLEPFAPHGWTAIGPAAALLVWSFAGWEAIAHLAQEFGKPQRDLPRAAGYAVLVVAVLYLSVAFVTVAVRGASDSPAPLGELLARALGGNFKVCAAVAAVLLTVGSMNAYYAGGAKLGAALSRDGAFPRRLSRGSVAGEVPRRSLAVLVGLSLLVLLFVGVTGLGLRVLVLLTTAQFVAVYVIGAAAAVRLLPRRSKARYTAVFALAGVLLLLVVSGASVLLPVLVAVLALLFLRWHGRRRGSLDQDGNLSAVELRRRA, from the coding sequence ATGGGCAGCACGCGTCCGGCGTTGACCGTCGTGCACGGCACGGCGCTGTACGTGGGCGCCGTGCTGGGAACCGGCGTGATCGCCGTGCCCGCGTTGGCCGCCGAGGTCGCGGGACCGGCGTCGCTGCTCGCCTGGCTCTGTCTGGTGATGGTCTCCGCGCCCCTGGCGGCCACCTTCGCCGCGCTCGCCGCCCGGCACCCGGACGCGGGCGGGGTGTCCACGTACGCGCGGCTGGCGTTCGGCGAGCGCGCGGCGGCGGTGGTGGGCTGGTGTTTCTTCTTCGCCGTCCCGCCGGGCACGACCGCCTCCGCGTTGTTCGCCGGCTCGTACGTGGCGGACGCGGTCGGCGGCGGCCGGTTGACCCAGCTGGTGACCGCGCTGGTGCTGACGGCGCTGGTGTTCTCCACCAACTGGGCGGGTCTGCGCGCGTCGGGACGGGTGCAGTGCGTGCTGGCGGGACTGCTGGTGCTGCTCGTCCTCGTCGCCGTCGCCGTCGCGGTCCCGTTGGCGGACCTGGCGAACCTGGAGCCGTTCGCGCCGCACGGCTGGACGGCGATCGGCCCGGCGGCGGCCCTGCTGGTGTGGAGTTTCGCCGGCTGGGAGGCGATCGCGCACCTGGCGCAGGAGTTCGGGAAACCGCAACGCGACCTGCCGCGCGCGGCCGGGTACGCGGTGCTGGTCGTCGCGGTGCTGTACCTGTCGGTCGCGTTCGTGACGGTGGCCGTGCGGGGCGCGTCCGACTCGCCCGCGCCGCTGGGCGAGCTGCTGGCACGGGCGCTGGGCGGCAACTTCAAGGTGTGCGCGGCGGTGGCCGCCGTGCTGCTGACCGTCGGGTCGATGAACGCCTACTACGCGGGCGGGGCGAAGCTCGGCGCGGCGCTGAGCCGGGACGGTGCGTTCCCGCGGCGGCTGTCGCGGGGGAGCGTGGCGGGGGAGGTGCCGCGGCGCAGCCTGGCCGTGCTGGTGGGGTTGTCGCTGCTGGTGCTGCTGTTCGTCGGCGTGACCGGGCTGGGCCTGCGGGTGCTCGTGCTGTTGACGACCGCGCAGTTCGTGGCGGTGTACGTGATCGGCGCGGCGGCGGCCGTGCGACTGCTGCCCCGGCGCAGCAAGGCCCGGTACACGGCGGTGTTCGCGCTGGCGGGGGTGTTGTTGCTGCTGGTGGTGTCGGGGGCGTCGGTGCTGCTGCCGGTGCTGGTCGCGGTGCTGGCGCTGCTGTTCCTGCGGTGGCACGGGCGGCGGCGCGGGTCGTTGGACCAGGACGGCAACCTGTCGGCCGTGGAGCTACGTCGACGGGCGTAG